From the genome of Capsicum annuum cultivar UCD-10X-F1 chromosome 4, UCD10Xv1.1, whole genome shotgun sequence:
TTTGGTGAAAATATAATGGttactctcaagaatcaactAGAGACTTATATTGTTGATGTTTACGATGTTCATGAAAGATTTTTTAATCTAAAAGGACTTGATGATCTTTCTGAGGAGCTAGTTAAGACAAAGAAACACTTCAATTGTCCTCTTGCGTTTCGACTAGTAAAATTTGCATTGCTCCTTTCGATTGTCACTGATACAATTTGAAAGAGTCTTTTAGATAATGAAGTTGATCAAGAGTGAATTGAGAAATCGAATGAATGATAGTTTCATGAGCAGTTGTATGGTGccttatatagaaaaaaaatattttatattatttctgATGAAAGTATTTTGAATAGGTTTAAAGAAATGAAAATTCGTAGAAtagtattttataatatattttagttaatcaaactttatttgattttctttgttgtctatttattttttatatattgaactCATTTCGTGAAAAATTTGGATCCACCACTGCATGCACAAATATTAGAATCAAATTACACATAAAAACTCTGACATTACAAAAAGattattcataaatcaaaacaagtTTAACCTCTACCTTAATTGCAACCTCAATATACCCTTCTATGTCCATACTAACATGAAAAAAGTTGAAGGTTAAAATCCTGAAGTGAGCGTTCGAAGTCAATAATCAAAgtcaacttttcattttttcataaGAAAGTTATATTCTTTATAAATGTACTATTCTAATTCTAATAGAATTGATTGTCATGATTACGTTGGATAGGATATTTAGTCACAATTTATATACGTCAAATAAGAAcaaatttaagaattaaaattttagcCAGTTAAAAAATCCTAGATTTCAGGATAATAATTAAATGACTATAATTAGAGACAAAGGGTGAAAAAATTATTTCGTCtattatgataatttttaatgAAGATCCACTCCTCACCCTGCACCCTGCACTTCTAGTCTTTTTTCTTACACCCCACGCCAtttcaattcttttattttttttttcttttaatcctccaactccaatttcattACACTTCATCAATTTCTTCAAGGAAGAAaaaacatatgtataaaataattatgaaatttaacaaactatttataaaattcattattaaGAAGAAGAATAAATTTATAACCAATTCAATCTCTCAACTTCTAACTTTTAATTCAATCTCTCAATTTCTAACTTCTTTCTTGCGggaaaaaagaggaaaactaTCTATTAACGTAAATATGTTTAAACACTTAGATGTTAGAGAAATAATGGTGGCTGGAGCAAAAGAGATTAGAAGTAAAATGAAATTTGCCTTTTTATAGTTGTTTCTTCACCAATAATGTgacatttttatatattttttttttcggtGTTTGTAGGGGCGGGATGGAGAGTTAATGGGTTTGACggagaaggagaaagaaagagTGGAGCGGGAAGAGGAGTGggattactttttaaaaaagaaaatacagtAATTACTTACGTGACAATGATATGATACGTGTATAGTGCATTCTCTGTCGTGAGattgaaattatgattttaaggtcatatttaatttaattaaaaggtgtttagggggtaaataattaaccataaaattaaagtattaaagTAAAtttgatagataaatttaatagtgtttaatcatttttcttatataaatatcatgttatatttgaaattatatattaaaagtcTTATAACCACATAGATGATAGATATCACCAGACTTAAAACTATAAAgctttttcctttcttatttttcaatcCAGTTAACCAGAGTCAATTAAAATAAGAACGAAAACGAGTATTAAAAAATAGGAGAGCCAAAGTTCATCCCCTTTAACAAGTCTTCAGTCAAAGTATAGCTAGCTCATCAACCTcctattaaaaaataagaaaaacaagtaTTCCCCCATTTATGTTAACTTATTCGTTCAAAGATAGTTGttcaattttaattattaatttaaaaaattaagagataatttattattttatttttataattaaatataaattattttttaacatttaaataatttataattaatgaaattgatataataaaattatttttttatttataatttttttaagaagtGTGTCAAGTAAAAAGATGAACGAGCAAATGATATGCAGTGAGTAAACAAATAATTTCTTCGTCTTATAGTTTCTCCGTTTTAAATTGAGATGgcatattaattaaaaataataattaataacatacctaatttatcataatatccctattaaataatatttacattgaagaaaaagtaattctTCGTCTTATAGTTTCTCCgtttcaaattgagatgacatattaattaagaataataattaataacatgcctaatttatcataatatccctattaaatgatatttacattgaagaaaaaataattaatgcaagggtaaaacatgaaaaaaaattatcttttcttaattaatgaaaaaagataagtaaaatgaaaaatcaaattagaaaatttgagacggaTAATTTGAGATACAGAAAGTATTAGTTAATCACTTTCACTTTTGCAGgctattaaaaaaaacataacgAATGATTTGTTTAATTTACTTTTTATGATAGTTTGttttgtaatcttataaatttatTGATATGCTTTCGATGAGTATTAGTTATATGggtaaaatatacaaaatttaattaatttttgatatatatatttattataattaaataagtaaatatatataaaaattaaataaaatatataaattttagaaTTCAAATGTGTAACATGCATTTACTAACTTGGTATACACGGAGTGGACTTAAATTTTAACAGCATTCTTCTCTACTGTGTTGCCTACCGTTGACCCGAAGCCCAGTCGACGCTTTCAGACAATCAAACATGTTCTCTTTCATTCAAAACCCCCAATCTTCCTCAACGGTTAATGGCTCCTcctctttctttctcatcaaccAAATCCAAGAAATACCTTTTTACTTATGGATCCTCCACTTCAAGCTTTTCTAGCTGCTGCATCCAGCTTCGTTGCAGTCATATTGATCTTCGCCACGCTCTATGTTTTCTGCAGAGACCCCAACAAAAGTCGTCGTATTGAACAGACTAGAAATCATCTCCCCCGGAACACCCGAGCGATAGCTAGTAGTACCAATAATCCAGAGCTTTCTGCAATCACCATTACTGAAAGTGCAACATTTGACCAATCTTTAAACCAGATCTCCATGAAGGAACTCGCTGAAGCAACTCGAGATTTCTCTCCAGAACTCATCATCGGTGACGGCAGTTTTGGGATGGTGTACAAGGCCAAACTAAGCTCCGGCATAGTCGTTGCTGTTAAGAAGCTCTCCCCTGATGCTTTTCAAGGTTTTAGGGAGTTTCGTGCTGAGATGGAAACTTTGGGTAAGATCCAACACCCCAATATAGTTAAAATGCTTGGGTATTGCTCAACTGATTGTGATCGTGTACTTATGTACGAGTTTATTGAAAAAGGCAGCCTTGATCAGTGGCTTTACGACACGTCATCCACCTCTGATATGTCGGAATCAATGCCTTGGATGCCATTAGATTGGGCAACCAGGATTAAAATTGTTAAAGGTGTAGCTGAGGGACTTGCTTATATGCATAATTTGGATACTCCAATTATTCATAGGGATATTAAAGCGAGTAATATCTTGTTAAATGCGAATTTCGAAGCTTATATTGCGGATTTTGGATTAGCGAGGAGAATTCAAGGGTCACATTTACATGTCTCCACACAAGTAGCGGGTACAATGGGGTATATGCCACCCGAGTACATTGATGGTGCACCAATGGCGAAAACTAATGGAGATGTTTATAGCTTTGGTGTGTTAATGTTTGAGATTGTCACCGCGAGGCGCCCTAATTTTCCGTTTACTGGAGAAGATGGTCGTGAAATAAGGCTTGTCAATTGGATTAGTGGTATGGTAGAGCAAGAAAGGTATATGGAAATGGTTGATGTTAATCTTTCAAGGGATGGCTTGAAAGAGAGTGAAATTGTTGAGTATTTTAGGATCGCCATGATGTGTGCTAATGAAAATTGTCACGCTAGGCCTCCCATGAAAGAAGTCGTTAAGATTCTGGACGAAATTTTAACAATTTAAAGGGTCGACATTCATTTCTTTGTAAGTATTCATAGATGAATTCTATCAAGAAAAGAGCGTTGTGTCTGTAATTTGAAGACGCCTTTTGGTTGTTCATCTCTAATGTatcaaattctatatattttagtataaggTAATATGAGTTATTTTAAATTTGTACTTGGTAGTTTATAAATTGTAAAAAGTAGGGCAAATTGTTTCTTTTTAAATGATTAATGGGATTGGTTAAATGGGAGAAACATTTTCTGAGAACCTGTCCAGAATGTCATCTTGGACATTATGTAAATATTTCAAGTACAATTGCATATAAAATTGCACCAATTAAGATTCTTCTGTCCTAATCTAAGCAAAGCCTGTGCCTATACCTCAATATCCTTCAATTCTGCCTTATCATGCCTTCCCATTTCATCCCGTTTAAGCACTTGCATAGTTGCATTAATCCAATTTTGTATCATATTCTATTCTCTGTGTTTTCCACTCTATGGTCTTTTGCCTATATCTTATCTGGTGTCTAGAAATACTCGATACTTATGCTGGTGGAGATAATATGTACTTGACATATTAGTTAAGGTGTGCTCAAGTTGGTCCAAATACCAACTGCACCTTGATTTGTTCTTTCCGCAAGAATGGCGTTTGAGTAGAGGCATACCGTATACGATCATTATTAACAGCTGAGGTACATTCAAATTGTCCAGTCAAGATActcttattattaaaaaaaaaacaaatgtaaatGGAAAAATCCCTTTGATTTGTCCTTTTCTGCAATAATGACATATGAGTAGAGGCATATGGGGCTGTTCTTGACATCGTGCTTGGGAATCAAATCAAGTAGATGGGATAATTGGGTACTTAGGTTGTTGAGAAGTTGGCGTGTTTCTGACTGAATATGGCCATGCTGCATCATGATTCATGGCAAGAAGGTTCGGACTAGCAATTGTTTGACCTGTTTTTGCATCACATGGCTTTGAGCTGTCAAATCTAATACTTACGCGGTTACTCTggttcattttacttgtcatgcttgctaaaaataaactaatctaaaattattttcattttcgaaattaaaatataaacatgagTAAATCCAAAGTC
Proteins encoded in this window:
- the LOC107867621 gene encoding leucine-rich repeat receptor protein kinase EMS1, whose amino-acid sequence is MDPPLQAFLAAASSFVAVILIFATLYVFCRDPNKSRRIEQTRNHLPRNTRAIASSTNNPELSAITITESATFDQSLNQISMKELAEATRDFSPELIIGDGSFGMVYKAKLSSGIVVAVKKLSPDAFQGFREFRAEMETLGKIQHPNIVKMLGYCSTDCDRVLMYEFIEKGSLDQWLYDTSSTSDMSESMPWMPLDWATRIKIVKGVAEGLAYMHNLDTPIIHRDIKASNILLNANFEAYIADFGLARRIQGSHLHVSTQVAGTMGYMPPEYIDGAPMAKTNGDVYSFGVLMFEIVTARRPNFPFTGEDGREIRLVNWISGMVEQERYMEMVDVNLSRDGLKESEIVEYFRIAMMCANENCHARPPMKEVVKILDEILTI